From the Lactuca sativa cultivar Salinas chromosome 9, Lsat_Salinas_v11, whole genome shotgun sequence genome, the window AATCCCCAACCCACCCCACCCCCACTTTGATGacattatgtatatatatatatatatatatatatatatatatatatatatatatatatatatatatattataaattattaaatatgaATTAAGTCCACTAACAATGAATTTATTTGTATTAGACCATCAGAGACATAGTTCGTATACCAAATTATGTTCCTAATTTCAAGAGTTCTTAAATCCTCACTTTGTTTGACTTCCCGTATACCAAATTGTCACTTCTCGTTATAAGGCTTCTTAGACTTTATGATTGATGTAAACACAATCTGATTATTGCCTCTGTTTTTTTTATCACTTATAAAACCtggaatttattattattattattattattgttattgttattattattattattattatttgcgtAAGTTGAGTTTATTATCTTGATAGACCGGGGATAGTTCGGGGATGGTTCGGTGATGGGTCagggaaaagcccaaaatttaaaGGGGAGGGGATTCGATTCCCGCATCCggcggggatggggatggggatgaggACGAAGTTAGGCACTCAGGGATGAAAACATATATGGTTAACTCCGCCCTATTTTCATCCCTGACTAGAAGGagagtttgaagctttatactcACAAATGTTCAGAATTAAAACAACCTTGTTGAATCTACACTTGAGCCTTTCTTCTATGCACCAAAATGAACTTTTGATCTGTAAGCTTTAACCAcaaaatggagaaataagcttCCCAAAATGATTTCAATGCTCAAAACAAGTTAGAGATGGGTAGAGTTTTGTGGGATCTCTCTAAGGGGCGATGGAGGCTAAGAATGAGCTAACCATAGGGGTTAATGTGCTTAAATAGcctccaaaaccctaataagtcGTTCCGCCCATGAGTCTGAGTGTACCATGCTTCTTGCGATTAATtccaaattttcatatttttcaacAAATGCAATAAATGGCTTCCTGTTTCGCCCCACCTTCTACTTCTTTATGGACCATAAAACTCTCAATTAAAGAGTGGAAAAACATTATCAGAACTAAGATGTTAAAGTAAGAGTACTTGTAATTTCATGATTTTTACAATAAAAATCTTCAATTATTTTGACACCTTTTTTATGGAAAATCACAAAAGACTTTAGTTAATTAAATcaacattttcaaaacaaatcacaACATTACGTTCTTTATTCAAAAACCAACAACCGACAATCCCTCTCACGACGAATTATCGTAGGTAGAGTTTCCACCATAGTGACGAATTTTCCAACAACAATCCCTCTCACGACAAGTCGACGACATGCCTTACCGTGCCATTAATTAGTTTGTATCGCATGAGTTGGATTAAGTTGGAACTTTACAGTTGATATCTCATTTTTCAGTCTTTTGTTGCGGAGTTCTTTCTGTAAAAAGAAAACTCATATACAATTTTGTGATTAAGTTATGtccaaattaaataaaaataaaactaacacCTATATCTAAATGTAAACACAGTATTATCAAATATCGtctaaaataaaattataatgtGATTTTGGTGTCCCAGAATTAAAGTATATCTAGAAAGCATGGAAAAATGCAAAAGCCTCATAAATTCACAATGAATAACCTGCAACCACATCCATGTTGCATGATATAACAGTAAGACGTAAGGACTTTAATACTTTGCAGATGTAGTATATGGATAGActaaaaaaatatacatatagtATTTTAGTAAAGTTAAGTATTAAACTCATAATTCTATTCTTGATTTAATTATAGActtgattatatatcaaatgtaacTGAGCTTGTTTCATTTATTTGTTGTGTAGTAACTTGTAACTTGTATTCCATGAAACctttttaaataacttttataAACTGAATGATAGATTTACTTTTTTTTCGATTATATTATATCGTCTTTAGTGTAATGTATTTCAGAAAATAGACAAGAATATTAAAATATACTAGTATATATTTCAAGATATTTAGAACAAACACATTAACTTTTTAGAGTTAAAACTATAGAAAATTCATTTCTTTCCGTTCATGATGATTTTTGTAGTTATCTACGTTGAAAATTGAAATCCACAACAAGAAATTATGCTATTAGTTtacttaaaatgaaaaaaaatgattGTTGATCATAAGAATAAgaagaaataatattaaaaaaaaaatcacaaacatATGACAGGGTTATATAGTTAGTTGGATATGTGTGTATTTAATGCTCTTAAATATAAGTTTGAAAAGAGCATTTCTTAAGAACTTACCGAAAATAGCAATGCAAGTCTTCCTCCTCCTCCATAGACaactttctcttcttcttcttcttccgctTCTACTTTTGCTGCAGTTGCAGTGTAGTGGCATGAGCAATGATTCAAATCAGTCACCATGTGATTTAGGAAAACGTTGTCGTTTGAATGAGGGTACTCATGTAGTGCCAGCAGTGATAGTGTTTGGAGATTCAGTAGTAGATACAGGAAACAACAATAATTTAGCGACAGTTTTCAAGGTGAATTACCCTCCTTATGGAAAAGACTTTTATGGAGGTCAACCCACCGGCAGGTTTTCTAATGGCAAAGTTCCTCCCGATCTCATtggtatatacatacatacatacatacatatgctTGTATATTGATATCtttctttttattaattttatatgaTCTAATTATTAACCTCTAAATAGTAGTCGCTTaaaaactatatatgtatatgtaaattATACTTAAAGTAATGTCGTTGATGAGGGCAGTTTTGGAAGAGAATTAAGATATGCATATTGTGTAAATGATGACAATATTTAGCATGTTCTGAATTCTCTTATTTATAGTTTATTGATGTAATTACTCCCATAATTTACAGTTGAAGAACTAGGAATCAAAGAAGTATTGCCACCTTATCTTGGCCCAAGACTACCGATCGAAGATCTAAGAACCGGAGTGAACTTTGCATCGGGAGGTGGTGGATATGATCCTCTTACGTCTCAGCTTGCTGTACGCATATACGGATATGATAATTAATTACTtaactaatatttaatatttagtaTCGTTCATAACTTCATATATTAAAGACTAAATATATTAGATTAGATATGTGTGAATTTATGATTGTGTGAATTTACTTATTTGCCCATGAATGCATGTGTACGTACAGTCGGTGATATCACTTCCGGGACAAATAGAGTTGTTCAAAGAATACTTGGAGAAGGTGAAGTCGATGGCAGGTGAGGAAGCAATAAATGATATATTAAGCAAAGGATTGTTCGTTGTGGCAACAGGGAGTAATGACGTCACCAATACGTATTTTAATAACCCTCTACGAAGATACCACTTTGACTTTGAATCCTACTCTCGTCTTCTGGTGGACTCTGCTTCCTCATTCTTACAGGTAACTACTATATATGGTTTAATTACTGtgatacatatatataacatgaCACGATTTAGTACATCAATTAGCCAAACAAAATGGATAAATTCTAGATGGATCCATCGGGTCGGGTTGGTTTTCCATAGTTTTTTCATTTTActaataatatgtttaaaatggACCCAATATCATAGTTCTTCAACCTTCTTACTTGGGGATTGTTGTTCATTTGTTCTTGACTATTTAGATAAAATCTTTAATTAGACAATATGGATTAAACTACTAGTATGGATTGGTTTTGATAAAatttgaattattattttggatttatgATTAGTTTTGGTTAATGATACAAAAACGAAATAGACCAAACACTGAAtaacaattatttatttatattttttacttataatatatatatatatatatatatatatatatatatatatatatatatatatatatatatatttaatgattTGTTAACTTATTAGAATTGTTTTTAGATTTAATTAGAAAGCATGTACCATATAAAAAAGTCTTAATTAATAGTATAAATTTTGATTAACAAATCATTAGTTTTTTTTAGTTCACTAAATGGGCATATAATATATACTTTTTggattttaaatttgattaatcAAGCTTATTAATGTTAAAAgtcaattttttttatgttttttattttttatttttataaacatttttactcttgaaaaccgaattgtaaaaTCCAATCCAACCTAATTATGTTTGGTTGGTTTAAATCAGATCTTAATCTGGTTTGGCCtatttagatctatgttttgaaaactaaaatcaaTTTGAATTCACTTAATCGGATCAGATCGAATCGATCCATTCAAATGAACACCATCTATTCATACCTATTACATTAAAGGACACTAACTTCATGGTTGAAAAATCAACAGGATTTATACAATTTAGGTGTTCGAAGAATCGGAGTTTTCAGTTTACCACCAATAGGATGTCTACCTTCACAAAGAACATTAGTAGGAGGAATACAAAGAGAATGTGTTAAGAACTACAATGAGTTGGCAGAATTATTCAACACCATGCTATCAATGGAGATTAATTCTTTAAGCCAGCGTCTCCCTTTTGCAAAGATGGTTTACGTTGATGCTTACTATCTTCCACTTGATATGATCCAAAACCCTGCAAAATATGGTATGTTTTCTCATTCCTTcattacaaaataaataaaaacatcatTATACTTTCATGCATTTTCTCCCAATTATATATTTGGGTAAAAAGGTATACAACTATGTACTTATACTCTCATAATAGTTACCAATTTAAGTTAAATTACTAAGCATAAAACATCAATGAGGGTTATAAGTTTGTAACATTAACACTTTGTATGTTAAACATTCTTCCGATTGTCATTTTGTCCCACACTGATGGTACGTTAATGTAAGTTAATTTGATAAGAATTGGATAACAAGGATATGATAGTGAGAGTATATATAAAGAAGTGGATGATAAATcattttatttatgtatttatttgaaacaaaaaaagtggaagtatagtgatgctttttttttttcctgTTATATATTCCTATTTAATCGTATTCGTGCAGATTAAATTAGAAATAGTTAAATGAAGTTCCGTTTTGGGCATTTTAGTAAAATAATAATGCACTTTTTTTTCTATTAGTACTATTTAGTATTTTAGTTGTATTTTGCATTATAATTTAGTGATAAACCTGAATGGCACTTTGCTTTAGCAAAACGGACAGGAATTTGATtagacaaaaaataaaatatgtttgTACTAAACATACAAATAGTTTATAGTTACGTTCTTTTAAAAGTTGTGGTAAACCACTTTTATTGTATGTAGGTaagtcattatatatatatatatatatatatatatatatatatatatatatatatatatatatatatatatatatatatatatatatatatatatatatatatatatatatatatatatatatatatatatatatatatatatatatatatatatatatatatatatatatagggaaatgatcaaatgagaacacctaaaacgttgagaacgcgagaacaaataTATTCATTcgtgattccatgtattcatttgtggataaatgataatttttaagCACAAACAACAAGAATATGttttttctcttcaattgaaattaaatacgtaaaaatttatcatttctccacaaatgaatacatggaatcgcaaatgaatatactttgttctcgcgttctcaacctttttaatgttctcatttgatcctactcctatatatatatatatatatatatatatatatatatatatatatatatatatatatatatatatatatatatatatatatatatatatatatatatattaaagttatgaAGAAAAGGAATAGTAAACTTGCAATTTTTTTGGCAAAATTGATCCTTGTACTATTTTACCCATTTTCATGCTTTTGGTCattgcaatcaatatttttacactttttaggaacattttaatatttaaagtttgaccaTAAAattttaacggtttgacaactttgatccctttttCTAAAAAGTTGCTAATTTCTACCCCTTTAgttctttagccattttgacacttctggtccttgcagtccaaacttttacatttttcacTTTTGTTCcttgcaatcaatatttttacactttttaggaaccttttaatatttaaagtttggccacaaaactttaacggtttgacaactttgatcccttttctaaaaagttgctaattccaacccctttaattctttagccattttgacacttctggtccttgcaatcaaaacttttacattttttcatgAAAATGAAAAAAACGGTCTAGGGCAAAGCCCGGGCTTTTCATTCTTGCACTTTCTATATCTGTCATTTTATCGATTCGGAAACAACATTGAAATCTTCTGGCCCCCGCGTAGCgggggtaacctttctagttaaaatgaataaaatgggTGGTATCGTATATGAAATGACCACTTTctgatatttattatttaatagttatctattttttaaaataaacttttGAGTAAAATACAATTTTAGCCCTCATGGTTTGCACAAATCATCATTTGGTCCTGATATTGTGATTTCATCACAAGAAGTAGGGGTGATCATTTTGACCGAACCGGCTCTTGGACCGGACTGGTTTCATATAAATTGGTGTACTTTAGACCGATCAATGACGGTCCAGGTCCAGTCCAGTCCAGGTCCGAGTTTTTCGATTCTTGTATCTGTTGGAGCGATACAACTTTAGGTGCATATGATACAACTCGCTAAAGTTTACTGAAAGTTAGTTTATATATTATGGTTTTAGGGGTAAGTATTTTGAGTAAATCAAACCAAACTGGTTTTGCAGAAATTGGTGGACTTGGACCGGACCTGAAGCGGATCCAGTTCCGATCAGGTCTGGTCTAGAGGTCAAAATGCTCACAACCACCATCTCCAAACACCACCATCATCACTGATCACTACTAATACCACAATCCCCACTCTCTAAACACATCCCTTGAagaataaaaaaatgaaagaattgaATCGTTTACATCCTGGTTTTGGTTTTTCACATCATCAAGGAAGCTCAAAGGTTTATTTATTTAGCGGTTCTGCTAAACATTCATAGAAATGTTATTGATCTCCAGTGTAGATAAACGAATATATTACGAGAGAAAGAGATAAAATATTCTCATTAGAATTAAATGAATTACAGCTCTACCATGTATatacatacttccaactactATATCTAACTGAAGGGTAAATTATAGAATTAACCCTCAACTATTATATATGTACATAATATGACCAAATATACAATTCTATATCTAATATGCCCCCTTCAAGATGGAAGAGGAGAATAAACGTTCTACAAAGACATCTTGCACATAAGAGGAAGTAACTTGGTAGATGGTAGCAGTTTTGTGAACAAATCTGCTAACTAAAATTGAGACTTAATGGGAACTAATCGAATAGTCTGATTATGAactctttatcgaaaaaaatgtAGATCTATTTCTAAGTGTTTGGTGCGTTCATGGAAAATCGGATTGGTAGCAATCTTGATGGCTGAATCATTGTCACAAAATAATAATGTTGCTTCTTTATTATTAATATCAAAGTCTCATAACAACTGTCTCAACCATATGATCTCACAAGTAGTAGAAGTAATATAGTCTGCTTCAACTGAAGAAAAAGATCTAGTAGCTTGTTTCCACGAGACTAAAGAATCACCAAGAAATATACAAAATCCAGTAATAGATCTTCTTGAATATAAACACTTACCCCAATCTGCATCACAAAAGGCCCTT encodes:
- the LOC111903862 gene encoding GDSL esterase/lipase EXL3 isoform X1; this translates as MQVFLLLHRQLSLLLLLPLLLLLQLQCSGMSNDSNQSPCDLGKRCRLNEGTHVVPAVIVFGDSVVDTGNNNNLATVFKVNYPPYGKDFYGGQPTGRFSNGKVPPDLIVEELGIKEVLPPYLGPRLPIEDLRTGVNFASGGGGYDPLTSQLASVISLPGQIELFKEYLEKVKSMAGEEAINDILSKGLFVVATGSNDVTNTYFNNPLRRYHFDFESYSRLLVDSASSFLQDLYNLGVRRIGVFSLPPIGCLPSQRTLVGGIQRECVKNYNELAELFNTMLSMEINSLSQRLPFAKMVYVDAYYLPLDMIQNPAKYGLIRQIQIIHTNFECTDIHVMKILDFCSFFKEKGCCGTGTIEVAFLCKYTCTNVSEYVFWDSFHFTEDAYRIIVRDFLNKNLKNLIM
- the LOC111903862 gene encoding GDSL esterase/lipase At3g43550 isoform X2, which codes for MQVFLLLHRQLSLLLLLPLLLLLQLQCSGMSNDSNQSPCDLGKRCRLNEGTHVVPAVIVFGDSVVDTGNNNNLATVFKVNYPPYGKDFYGGQPTGRFSNGKVPPDLIVEELGIKEVLPPYLGPRLPIEDLRTGVNFASGGGGYDPLTSQLASVISLPGQIELFKEYLEKVKSMAGEEAINDILSKGLFVVATGSNDVTNTYFNNPLRRYHFDFESYSRLLVDSASSFLQDLYNLGVRRIGVFSLPPIGCLPSQRTLVGGIQRECVKNYNELAELFNTMLSMEINSLSQRLPFAKMVYVDAYYLPLDMIQNPAKYGLIRQIQIIHTNFECTDIHVMKILDFCSFFKEKGTIEVAFLCKYTCTNVSEYVFWDSFHFTEDAYRIIVRDFLNKNLKNLIM
- the LOC111903862 gene encoding GDSL esterase/lipase EXL3 isoform X3, encoding MQVFLLLHRQLSLLLLLPLLLLLQLQCSGMSNDSNQSPCDLGKRCRLNEGTHVVPAVIVFGDSVVDTGNNNNLATVFKVNYPPYGKDFYGGQPTGRFSNGKVPPDLIVEELGIKEVLPPYLGPRLPIEDLRTGVNFASGGGGYDPLTSQLASVISLPGQIELFKEYLEKVKSMAGEEAINDILSKGLFVVATGSNDVTNTYFNNPLRRYHFDFESYSRLLVDSASSFLQDLYNLGVRRIGVFSLPPIGCLPSQRTLVGGIQRECVKNYNELAELFNTMLSMEINSLSQRLPFAKMVYVDAYYLPLDMIQNPAKYGFDFSNIGCCGTGTIEVAFLCKYTCTNVSEYVFWDSFHFTEDAYRIIVRDFLNKNLKNLIM
- the LOC111903862 gene encoding GDSL esterase/lipase EXL3 isoform X4, producing the protein MQVFLLLHRQLSLLLLLPLLLLLQLQCSGMSNDSNQSPCDLGKRCRLNEGTHVVPAVIVFGDSVVDTGNNNNLATVFKVNYPPYGKDFYGGQPTGRFSNGKVPPDLIVEELGIKEVLPPYLGPRLPIEDLRTGVNFASGGGGYDPLTSQLASVISLPGQIELFKEYLEKVKSMAGEEAINDILSKGLFVVATGSNDVTNTYFNNPLRRYHFDFESYSRLLVDSASSFLQDLYNLGVRRIGVFSLPPIGCLPSQRTLVGGIQRECVKNYNELAELFNTMLSMEINSLSQRLPFAKMVYVDAYYLPLDMIQNPAKYGCSIFQVLIFQT